A part of Carettochelys insculpta isolate YL-2023 chromosome 1, ASM3395843v1, whole genome shotgun sequence genomic DNA contains:
- the SFT2D2 gene encoding vesicle transport protein SFT2B: MDKLKRVLNGQDAEDQGGLSEIVDATSLSWGTRVKGFIACFATGVLCSILGTCLLWVPRKGLILFAVFYTLGNIASLGSTIFLMGPMRQLKRMFEPTRLIATVVMLLCLILTLCSAFWWHNKGLALIFCILQFFALAWYSISFIPFARDAVKKCFTVCLS, encoded by the exons ATGGACAAGCTCAAGCGCGTGCTGAACGGGCAGGACGCGGAGGACCAGGGTGGTCTGAGTGAG ATTGTTGATGCAACTTCATTAAGCTGGGGCACAAGAGTGAAAGGCTTCATCGCTTGTTTTGCCACAGGAGTTCTGTGCTCTATCCTG ggaacctgcctgctgtgggtgccaAGGAAAGGACTAATTCTCTTCGCAGTATTTTACACTCTGGGGAATATTGCATCCCTTGGGAG CACTATTTTTCTTATGGGACCTATGAGACAATTGAAAAGAATGTTTGAGCCCACTCGTTTGATAGCTACTGTCGTTATGCTG ctgtgtcTCATACTAACATTGTGTTCTGCCTTCTGG tggCACAACAAGGGACTTGCTCTCATCTTCTGCATTTTGCAGTTTTTTGCGTTGGCATG GTATAGCATTTCTTTTATACCATTTGCAAG ggATGCTGTGAAGAAATGTTTTACTGTTTGTCTGTCATAA